From Micromonospora rhizosphaerae, the proteins below share one genomic window:
- a CDS encoding aldo/keto reductase yields the protein MKATERVRLGRTEVEVTRLGFGLAPIGGLFTPVGDEIARATVEAAWNLGLRYFDTAPLYGCGLSERRAGAVLSGKPREEFTLSTKVGRLLVPGGAPEQEFWAESSDLSPVFDFSYDGVLRSHAESLQRLGLDRVDIAHIHDPDHHFDEAVSGAYPALAELRARGDIGAVSAGMNQAELLVDFARAGDFDCFMLAGRYTLLDQSGSTELLPLCLEKGMSVLAAGVYNSGVLADPKLGAHYDYVPAERSLIDRALAIRTVCERHGVPLRAAAIQFPLGHPAIAGVVVGARDPEQITDNMEMFEWEIPGAMWADLKKDGLLPEEVPTP from the coding sequence GTGAAGGCGACGGAACGGGTCCGGCTGGGGCGTACCGAGGTGGAGGTGACCCGGCTCGGCTTCGGACTCGCGCCGATCGGCGGGCTGTTCACACCCGTCGGCGACGAGATTGCCCGGGCCACGGTCGAGGCGGCCTGGAACCTCGGGCTGCGCTACTTCGACACCGCCCCGCTCTACGGCTGCGGCCTTTCCGAGCGCCGGGCCGGTGCGGTGCTGTCGGGCAAGCCGCGCGAGGAGTTCACGCTGTCGACCAAGGTCGGTCGGTTGCTCGTGCCGGGCGGTGCGCCGGAGCAGGAGTTCTGGGCGGAGTCGAGCGATCTCAGTCCGGTCTTCGACTTCTCGTACGACGGGGTGCTGCGCTCGCACGCGGAGAGCCTCCAGCGGCTGGGCCTGGACCGAGTCGACATCGCGCACATCCACGACCCGGACCACCATTTCGACGAGGCGGTGAGCGGGGCCTACCCGGCGCTGGCCGAGTTGCGTGCGCGGGGCGACATCGGCGCGGTCAGCGCAGGCATGAATCAGGCGGAGTTGCTGGTCGACTTCGCTCGGGCCGGCGACTTCGACTGTTTCATGCTCGCCGGGCGCTACACGCTGCTGGATCAATCCGGATCGACCGAGCTGTTGCCGCTGTGCCTGGAGAAAGGCATGTCGGTTCTCGCGGCGGGGGTGTACAACTCGGGCGTGCTCGCCGACCCGAAGCTGGGTGCCCACTACGACTACGTCCCCGCAGAGCGGAGCCTGATCGATCGGGCGCTGGCGATCCGGACGGTGTGCGAGCGGCACGGGGTGCCACTGCGAGCGGCGGCGATCCAGTTCCCGCTCGGCCATCCGGCCATCGCCGGCGTCGTGGTCGGAGCCCGGGATCCGGAGCAGATCACCGACAACATGGAAATGTTCGAATGGGAGATCCCGGGCGCGATGTGGGCCGATCTGAAGAAGGACGGGCTGCTGCCGGAGGAGGTTCCCACCCCGTGA
- a CDS encoding amidohydrolase family protein translates to MIVDAHHHLWTADYPWLAAPGLGAIRRDYTVADLTPRLAAAGVTAGVLVEAGRCDAAETAEFLALAAATPHIAGVVAWASLTDPDLPATLAGYRDLPGAVKLVGIRDQVQGVDDPAFLARADVRSALATIGAAGLTYDLVVQVGQLAASAAAARATPGTIFVLDHLGKPRVGAGAEGFAEWCAAVAGLAACDNVVAKLSGLLTETGPGWTVSTIRPYVDTALDLFGPERLMVGSDWPVCELVASYPAALEAIGSCLSELSAGERAAVAAGTAIRTYRLEVGS, encoded by the coding sequence GTGATCGTCGATGCGCACCACCACTTGTGGACCGCCGATTACCCGTGGCTCGCCGCGCCGGGCCTGGGGGCGATCCGGCGCGACTACACGGTCGCCGACCTCACGCCCCGGCTGGCCGCGGCAGGCGTCACGGCTGGCGTGCTGGTCGAGGCGGGCCGCTGCGACGCCGCCGAAACCGCCGAGTTCCTCGCCCTGGCCGCCGCCACTCCGCACATCGCGGGTGTGGTCGCTTGGGCGTCCCTCACCGATCCGGACCTGCCCGCCACCTTGGCCGGCTACCGCGACCTGCCCGGCGCAGTGAAACTCGTCGGTATCCGCGACCAGGTGCAGGGCGTCGACGACCCGGCGTTCCTAGCCCGCGCGGACGTGCGGTCGGCGCTGGCCACCATCGGCGCAGCGGGGTTGACCTATGATCTGGTGGTCCAGGTCGGGCAGTTGGCCGCCAGCGCCGCGGCGGCGCGCGCCACCCCGGGCACAATCTTCGTGCTCGACCACCTCGGCAAGCCACGCGTCGGCGCGGGAGCCGAGGGGTTCGCCGAGTGGTGCGCGGCCGTGGCGGGACTGGCCGCCTGTGACAACGTCGTGGCGAAGCTGTCCGGTCTGCTGACCGAGACCGGCCCCGGGTGGACCGTCTCCACCATCCGGCCGTACGTCGACACCGCGCTGGACCTGTTCGGTCCCGAGCGGCTCATGGTCGGCTCCGACTGGCCGGTCTGCGAGCTCGTCGCCTCGTATCCCGCTGCCCTGGAGGCGATCGGCAGCTGCCTGAGCGAGCTGTCGGCGGGCGAGCGGGCCGCCGTCGCGGCCGGCACCGCGATCCGTACCTATCGTCTGGAGGTTGGCTCTTGA
- a CDS encoding fumarylacetoacetate hydrolase family protein: protein MRVGPVGEEKPVLYADGRHFDLSSVTADLDPAFFASDGLRRVGDATGLPEIDIAGQRIGAPIARPGVILCVGQNYAAHAAESGAQPPTTPIIFYKAPNTVVGPFDDVLIPRGSVKTDWEVELGVVIGQRARYLSSPEEAMAHVAGFVLSNDVSERDFQLAQSGGQWSKGKSCETFQPLGPWLVTPDEIIDPQALRLRSWVNDDIRQDSSTKDMIFDVAYLVWHLSQYSVLDPGDLINTGTPQGVALSGRFPYLVPGDVMEVEIDGLGRQRSLLWSA from the coding sequence ATGCGGGTTGGACCGGTGGGGGAGGAGAAGCCCGTTCTGTACGCCGACGGCCGCCACTTCGATCTGTCGTCGGTGACCGCCGATCTCGACCCGGCGTTCTTCGCCTCCGACGGGCTGCGGCGGGTAGGCGATGCGACCGGCCTGCCCGAGATCGACATCGCGGGACAGCGGATCGGGGCACCGATCGCGCGTCCCGGCGTGATCCTCTGCGTCGGCCAGAACTACGCCGCCCACGCGGCCGAGTCCGGCGCGCAACCGCCCACCACGCCGATCATCTTCTACAAGGCCCCGAACACGGTGGTCGGCCCGTTCGACGACGTGCTGATCCCGCGCGGATCTGTGAAGACCGACTGGGAGGTCGAGTTGGGCGTGGTGATCGGCCAGCGTGCCCGCTATCTGTCCTCTCCGGAGGAGGCGATGGCCCACGTCGCCGGTTTCGTGCTGTCCAACGACGTGTCGGAGCGGGACTTCCAGCTCGCGCAGTCGGGCGGGCAGTGGTCGAAGGGGAAGTCGTGCGAGACCTTCCAGCCGCTCGGGCCGTGGCTGGTGACGCCCGACGAGATCATCGACCCGCAGGCGCTGCGGCTGCGCTCCTGGGTCAACGACGACATTCGGCAGGACTCCTCCACCAAAGACATGATCTTCGACGTGGCGTACCTGGTGTGGCACCTGTCCCAGTACTCCGTTTTGGATCCGGGGGACCTCATCAACACCGGCACGCCGCAGGGTGTGGCGCTCTCGGGCCGATTCCCGTACCTGGTGCCGGGTGACGTGATGGAGGTCGAAATCGACGGTTTGGGCCGGCAGCGTTCGCTCCTCTGGAGCGCCTGA